The following are encoded in a window of Ensifer adhaerens genomic DNA:
- a CDS encoding TetR/AcrR family transcriptional regulator, with the protein MAGRVEASRKNDPERTKEDILVVATEEFSTHGLAGGRVDAIAERTRTSKRMIYYYFGGKEGLYLSVLERAYRKIRTLEEDLKLSSLAPEEALRTLISSTFDHDEANPDFVRLVSIENIHHAAHMLRSEAIRDLNVSVIETIAGILDRGIAEGAFKRKADPIDVHMLISAFCFFRVSNRYTFGTIFRRDLSESATIGRHRRMIADAVISYLQTEEGAANPIS; encoded by the coding sequence ATGGCGGGGCGGGTTGAGGCAAGTCGGAAGAACGATCCGGAACGCACCAAGGAAGACATCCTTGTCGTCGCTACGGAAGAGTTCTCGACGCACGGCCTTGCGGGCGGACGCGTTGACGCGATCGCAGAACGGACCCGAACCTCCAAGCGCATGATCTATTACTATTTCGGGGGCAAGGAGGGACTTTACCTGTCCGTGCTTGAGCGCGCCTATCGCAAGATCCGCACGCTCGAGGAGGACCTGAAGCTTTCAAGCCTTGCCCCGGAAGAGGCGTTGCGTACGCTAATTTCCAGCACATTCGACCACGACGAGGCCAATCCCGACTTTGTGCGATTGGTCAGCATCGAAAACATCCACCACGCAGCGCATATGCTTCGGTCGGAAGCGATCCGTGATCTGAATGTCTCGGTCATCGAAACGATCGCGGGCATTCTGGACCGCGGTATCGCTGAGGGTGCGTTCAAGCGAAAGGCCGACCCGATAGATGTGCATATGCTGATCAGTGCCTTCTGCTTCTTCCGGGTTTCGAACCGATATACATTCGGGACTATCTTTCGCAGGGATCTTTCCGAATCGGCCACGATCGGCCGCCATCGCCGAATGATCGCCGACGCCGTGATCAGCTACCTCCAGACGGAGGAAGGGGCAGCGAACCCCATATCCTAG
- a CDS encoding TRAP transporter small permease, protein MIRIIDFYFFALKVAIALLLAGMVVLVFGNVVLRYAFNQGITVSEELSRIFFVWLTFLGAVVALREHGHLGVDTLIKRLPPAAAKVAVLLGHVLMLYATWLMISGSWTQTLINLHVGAPATGLSMGFFYGAGLAFGVPAFLILLADAFAIATGRIDVTTAELVRDSEDEVALDPHPTATLGPLPVKR, encoded by the coding sequence ATGATCCGCATTATCGATTTCTATTTCTTCGCGCTGAAGGTGGCGATTGCCTTGCTGCTTGCCGGCATGGTCGTCCTCGTCTTCGGCAACGTCGTTTTGCGCTATGCGTTCAATCAGGGCATCACGGTCTCTGAGGAGCTATCACGCATCTTCTTCGTCTGGCTCACGTTTCTTGGCGCCGTGGTTGCCTTGCGCGAACACGGGCATCTCGGCGTTGATACGCTCATCAAACGACTGCCGCCGGCCGCCGCGAAGGTCGCGGTGCTTCTTGGCCATGTGTTGATGCTCTACGCTACCTGGCTGATGATCAGCGGCAGCTGGACGCAGACGCTCATCAACCTGCATGTCGGCGCGCCTGCGACTGGGCTTTCCATGGGCTTCTTCTACGGGGCCGGTCTCGCCTTTGGGGTACCCGCATTCCTCATCCTGCTTGCCGACGCTTTCGCCATCGCGACCGGACGCATCGACGTGACGACGGCGGAACTGGTGCGCGACAGCGAAGACGAAGTGGCGCTTGACCCACACCCCACGGCCACGCTCGGGCCGCTGCCCGTCAAACGCTGA